GTAATTGATCTCCAGAATCAGGTCTCACCACAAAAACATCTAATTTATCACCAACTTTTATATCAGCAAGTTCTTCATCAGTCATACTTCGGGTTTCACGCATAGGCACTAGTGCGTCTGATTTATGACCAGAATCAACCAAATAACCTTCTTGGTCAATTTTCACTATTTCAACCTCAAGAACATCTCCACGTCTCAATGGTTTAGGGAACTCTGTTTCTGTAAGTAGTTTCCCCATAGGGGTTTCAGATAAATCTGTTAAAGTTTCAAATTTTGAAGCCAATTAGACTTCCTCCTATATATATTCTGTTATAAAGTAAAAATAATTCTGTAGATTATAATGAAGATTGATGTAATGGTAAAGCATATACAATTAAATAGCTAATTCTCGCATAAAAACCAATCTATCTATAACAACTAACTACATACTATCATATTTTCAAAAAAAAAAGTTCCTGGTTAACCAAGAACTTAATTTTATACTGGCAGTGACCTATTTTCCCATACCCTTGCGAGCACAGTATCGTCAGTGCTGGGATGTTTCACTTCCGTGTTCGGGATGGTAACGGGTGGTTCCGTCCCGCTCAAACCACCAGAAATTTAACTTTAACACACTAAATATCAAATTTCAAACTAAGATTTTAACAATCCTTGTTCTCTAAAAACTTTTGCTAATAGTTCTATACCAGAAACTGTATCTTCCAGATTGTGATATCCATAACACAAGCGTATATAATTATTAGCCTTTTTCTCTGTTGAAAAAGTGTTGCCTAAACCAAAAATAACACCTTTTTCACGAGCTATCGGCAATATTGGTTCCAAATCTAAGTCATCGGGAAATTTTAACCATAAATATAATCCGCCCTTAGGAGCGATTATTTCTACTTCAGACCCCATAAATTCACCTATAGCCCCAAGCATGCAATCGCGTTTACCTCGAAACATAGTACATAAACCAGCCACATGTTCTTCCATATTTTTTTCCAAAAAGTATAGGGCAGACAGTATTGTGAACTGACTAGGAGGAGTTCCTGGATTTACAGCCATAAGATATGGTAAAAATGAATCCGGTGCTACTATCCATCCTAATCTTAATCCAGGTGCTAGTATCTTTGAAAATGAACCTGAATAAATTACATTATCAGAACCTTCGAGAGAAGCAATTGCGGGATAATTTTCGCCTTCAAACCTTAAATCAGCATAGCAGTCATCTTCAAATAAAGGAATCTGAAACTTTTGAGCTATTGCTAGTATATCTTTCTTTCTTTCTAAAGTCATATCAGTGCCAACTGGATTTTGAAAAGTTGGAATTGTATATATAAACTTTGGTGTAATTCCACTATTTTTTAATTCAATTAATTTGTTCTCTAGAGAGGCCGGTATCATACCTTCTTCATCCATTTCTACACCAGCCATTTTAGCGCCAAATCTTTCAAAAACTCTTAAAGCTCCTGTATATGTAAACTCTTCTGAAACAATCGTGTCACCAGGATTAATAAATAATTGGGTGATTAAATTTATAGACTGCCCAGAACCTGCAGTGATGATCACATTTTGAGGACCTACTTCTATACCTCTATTGTCTTTAATTTTTTTACAAACTAATTCACGAAATTCGAGAAGACCTTGGGGGTGTGGATAGAAAACTAAATCTCGCCCTTGGTCTTTTAATGCTTCACCCAAAGACGTGTGCAATTCCCCAATGGGAAAATGGTCTGGATCAGGGAATGCGACTGCAAAATCGTATTTTGGCCTTGGAAGGGGTTCAGTTAAAACTGAATTTTGAGGCACGTTATTAGCAAAAAAACTATTATATTTTTTATCACCCATAATTAATTCCTAACAAAAAAATATTTAGATTCTTAAAATATACAGCCAATGTATATCACGAACAACATATAATTCTATAATTATCTAAATAAATCTTGCTCTGGTGGTCGAATTAAGTCATTTATAGATCCCTCATCCGGAACAAACTTATAACCTTTAACCAAACACACAGGAATATTATCTAGTTTATTCATTACCAATTCAGAAGCAGCAGCCAATTCATCCACAACTGCAATTACAGATGCCTTGAGATCCATTCCATTTGCATCACTTAATCCTCTGTAATCACGAAAAGGAGACATGCCTGATAGGCCAATTGCCACATTAGTCACACCAAATCTCCATGGCCTACCCCAAGTATCTGTAACAATTATTGCGGTATCTATCCCCAATGACTTTTTTATAGAATTTCGAATATTAAATGCAGATTTATCAGAGTCTATCGGCAAATAAGTGGCCATGTTATCACCAGATACATTCGATAAATCAATACCGGCATTTATGCAATAAAAACCATGTTCAGTTTCCGTAAGTAAAACCCCATTCTGCATTTTAGAAATTCTTTTGCTTTTTTGAAAAACCAATTCAATTAATCTTGGATCTCTATCCCATTCTATTGCCCATTTTTTTGCTAAATTAGATGGCGTAATAGTGTTCAAATCGACTAAGCAAGATTCAGATTTAGATATGATTTTTTGAGTTACAACAAGAATATCACCATTTTCAATAATGATGTTTTCTTTTTCACAGGCATCCATAATTAATTTTGGCAAATCGTCTCCAGGGTATATGATAGGTAAACCTTCGATACCAATAATACTTATGGATTTCATACTCATCTCCAATCTAAATAGTCCTGAGACATATTATTATATCATTATAGGTAAATACAAATTATATTTAAGTTTAGACATATATGTTATACTTCTAAAACCTAATTTGAGTTTGCAAAATTTATTTTATTTTTTATTTAGGAGAGTGAAGTGGAATTATTTAGAAGCCTTTTATTTGTACCTGGTAATAGAAGTGACATGCTGGAAAAAGCAAGTACTGCAAATACTGATATTCTTGTGCCTGATATGGAAGATTCTGTTCCCGACAACGAAAAAAGTAATGCTCGTAGTTTAATTAGTGAAAAATTGAGTACATTATCTGGAAAAAATCAATCTATAGTACCGAGAGTCAATGCCTTAGATACTGGTTTAATCTTTGATGATATACGTGCTGTAGTAAGTTCTAAAACCTATGGAATAAGTGTAGGTAAAATCGAGAGCAGTTGGGATATTAAAGAAATTAGTAAAATATTAAGTCAAATAGAATCAGAAAAATCAGTAGAAGATGGTAAAACGAAAATTATAGCATGGATAGAAAGCGCTTCAGCTATAGTAAATGTTAGTAGTATTGCATCAGCATCGAGTAGAATGCTCGGCATAGCTTTCGGTGGTGAAGATTATACAAACGATATGGGTATTCAAAGGTCGGATACAGGTATTGAAATACTATACCCTCGTTCTGTTGTTGCAATAGCAGCAAAAGCTGCTGGTATTACAGCAATCGATACTCCATATGTCAACTTCAGAGACAATGATGGACTAGAGCAAGAGATAAAAAGTGTTTTACCACTAGGTTTTAAAGCTAAATTTGCTATTCATCCCGGACAATTAGAAAGTATTAATAATCTATTTAGTCCTTCACAAGAAGCCATTGAATATGCCAAAAAGGTGATTGAAGTATTCGAAGAAGCAGAAAAAAATGGTTCTGGCGCAACTTCTCTTGACGGTAAAATGATTGACGTACCAGTGGTAAAAAGAGCACGCAACCTTCTTGAATTAGCAAACAAAATGTCTCAGTCTTAAATAAATATGTAGCGAGATATATTTATGCCTTTTAATGATGATTATATCGAATTAAACAACATTATTGCTGCCACCTATTTAGGTATAACCCCAGAAGAGCAATCAATAAAACAAGATATATTAATAAATATAAAGCTATATAAAGATCTAAAATCATCTGCAGTATCTGACAAAATTGAAGATACCATAAATTATTCTGACGTTATAAATTATCTTTATTATGAATTAGCAAAGACAAAATTTAATCTAATTGAATCACTTGCTGAATATCTTGCTAGTAGCTTAGCTGATGTTTTCAACCCATATGCTATTGAACTAGATATATCTAAAACGAACCCTCCTCTGGACTATTATCCTGATTCAAAAATAACTATACATATATATCGTAAATTCAAAGAAAGTTAGCTAGATGAAAAAACGTATATTGTTTCTATTTTTTGCTGTTTCATTAATTACATTAGTACTCTGTATCTCTTACTTCGTATTTTATAATAAAGCAGAGTCTACCAAAAAAGTGGAATTGAACCTAATAGCAACACTAGGGACTAGTGATATATCCATTGGCTCTAATAGATTAATTCTAGGTATTCAAAACCCTCAAAGAAAAACAATTATTGCCGACAAAATTTCAATCGATTTTTTCCAACAAAAAAACAACTCCTCTATATTTCAATTCACAAAAGAAGGTGATTTTATTAATTGGCCTAATTCAAAATCTGGAGTTTTTGCTTCTAGCGTAAATTTTGACACACCTGGTGACTGGTTAGCGGAAATCAGACCACAAGATGGAAAATATAAAAATCAAAAAGCAAGAATAGTAATAAGGGTTAAATCAACAAGTTTAACGCCGTCTATAGGTGATAAGATCCCTAAAACAAACAATTTAGTAGCTAAAAATAACGAAGAACTGAAGTATATAACTTCTGATATTAATCCACTTTTGAATTTATATAATAAATCAGTAGACGATATATTATTATTGAAAGACAAACCTTTATTAATATTATTTGCGACACCAGGACAATGTAAAAGTTTTACTTGTGGACCACAAATGAATATTATCAAAACACTTCATGAAAATTATAATAAGGATATGTATTTCATTCATATAGAAGTATATGATATTGAAAGTGCAAATAAAGAAGGAGAATTTACTAAAATTTCACCAGTTATAAAACCTTGGAATTTACCAAGTGAACCTTGGGTTTTCTTGATTAATACCAAAGGGATTATTATAGACAAATTTGAAAGTTTTGTACCTCAAGATGAGTTGGAGCTTTCAATTAATAGAATACTTAGTAATAATTTATAGAAATAGTTAATAGAAATAATTAATAATATGGGCTCTAATCTAAACTTAAATATTGACTACGATATTTCAGGTGCTGAAAAAAGCAATATTCCCTATCAGCTAAGAAAGATTACTGAAAAGATTATTGAAAATAGAGTAATTCCAGATAATGAATTGTATGAAATATTTTTCGATAAATATATTACCATTAAGGATTTATGTATTTCTGCATCTCTAATTCGAAATGCAGGCAAAAAAAATATTGTAACCTTTTCTCCAAAAATATTTGTCCCATTAACACAAGTATGCTCGGATATTTGTTCCTACTGCACATTTCGGGAAGACCCAACTTCTTATGATACGATCTTTTTAAAGGAAAATTATATTTTAAATCTAGCCCAAAAAGCTGATCTACTGGGTTGTAAAGAAGTGTTATTTACCCTTGGAGAGCGTCCAGAAAGAAAATTCCCTATAGTGAAAAAATGGCTTAAAGATCATGGGTATATTTCAACAATTGAATATCTTTCCTATATATCTGAATTAATCGCTCGTGAAACAAATTTATTCCCTCATGGAAACCCAGGTACAATGACACGAAATGATATGAAAAAATTAAAAAATACTAATGTTTCTCTTGGTTTAATGTTAGAAAACATTAGTGATAGGTTATCACAAATAGGCGAACCTCATGAATTTGCTCCTAGCAAACGTCCAAAAGCCAGATTAAAAACAATCGAAAATGCAGGAAAATTACAAATACCATTTACAACTGGAATTTTAGTTGGTATTGGAGAAACAAAAAAAGAGAGATTGGATTCTATTTTTGCTATCAAAAAAATAAATGAAAATTATGGCCATATCCAAGAGTTGATAGTTCAAAACTTTAGAGCAAAATCAGATATTCCTATGAAAAGTCACCCAGAACCACAGGTTGAAGATTTTATTTGGACAATTGCTGCTACCCGTATTATCATGGGATCTAATGCCAATATTCAAGTACCGCCTAATCTTAATGAAGGGTATTATGAGAATTTCCTAAGCGCAGGAATAAACGACTGGGGAGGAATATCCCCACTAACCATTGACTATGTTAATCCTGAAGCGCCATGGCCTACTATTGAACAATTAAATCAAAAAACTACCGAAAAAGGATTTGAATTAAAACCAAGACTACCTATATACCCTGAATTTATTGAATCTAAAAATGCTCAATTTAAATACTCTAAACTATTATCAAAAAAAATCGAGTCATCGGTGGATTCAAATGGATTTGTAGATGGAGGAATATTTAACTATGTCAAAGTTAAAAAACCAACAATTGTTTAATTCAGAATTAAACGACTCATTTGCCAATATTAGTCCTAAGATAGCAAGAATATTAAACAAAGCTCTTGAAGGTAAGGATATTACTATCTCTGAAATCTCTTTGCTACTCACTACTAATGGCCCAAATTTGAACGCAGTAGTATGGACAGCTGATTTATTACGTGCCAAAACTGTTGGTGATAAAGTAACCTATGTTGTTAATAGAAATATAAACTTCACCAATGTTTGTATTAAAGGATGTGGATTTTGTGCATTCAGTCGAGATTATAGAACTGAAGAATCCTATATATTACCTACTGAAGAAATCATTAGAAGAGGTAAGCAAGCGTATATGTTAGGAGCTACCGAATTATGTATTCAAGCAGGGTTACCGCCCAAAATGAATGGTGATTATTATATAGAGTTATGTAAAGAAATCAAAAAAGAAATCCCAAATATACATATACATGGCTTTTCTCCTGAAGAGGTTTTATATGGATCCATTCGGTCTAAGACTAGTATTAAAGAGTATCTAATAGAATTAAAAAATGCCCAAGTTACGAGCCTCCCTGGAACCTCTGCAGAAATATTAGATCAAAAAATAAGAGATACTATTTCTCCTGGTAGGATTACAGTTAAACAATGGATAGATGTAATTACAACAGCCCACAAAATAGGGATTCCTACTACTTCAACAATGATGTATGGTCACATAGAAACAAACCATCATATTGCAAATCACCTTGTTTTACTACGAAACATACAAAAATCAACTGAGGGATTTACTGAGTTTGTCCCTTTAAGTTTTATTTTTGATGAAGCACCAATGTTTAAAAAACAATCGATTCCAAACTTAAGAAAAGGACCATCAGGTATCGAAGTTCTAAAAATTCACGCTGTCTCAAGAATAGCATTAAATAACTGGATACCAAATATTCAAGTATCATGGCCAAAAGAAGGCCCCAACATAGCTCAAATACTACTTAATGCTGGAGTAAATGATATGGGAGGTACTTTAATGAACGAGAGTATTTCTACAGCCGCTGGAGCTCAACATGGGCAATTATTGAGACCTAGAGAAATACGACAACTTATATGGGAGACAGGGCGAACACCTGCTGAAAGATACACTGACTATAGCATACATAAAATTTTTTCCGAAAAAGAAGAAAATAGCGACCCCCTTGATTCTATAGAAGAAAATAGTGAAAATATTTTTGGCTCTTATAAACAATTAATAAACATGCCTAAATATAAATATATTCACCCTAATAAATCTGATAAAAAGCTACAAAGCCCATTCTAATGAACAAAGATATCGCTGAAATCAGCATATTAACTCTAGCAGGCGGTGTTGGCGGCGCCAAATTGGCCAAAGGGCTATACCTCTCACTTGACCCTCATCAATTAAAAATAGTAGTTAATACAGCTGATGATACTGAAATCTATGGTTTATATATCTGCCCAGACCTTGATACTATGATGTATTCATTGAGTAATTTATCTAACACAACACAAGGATGGGGAATAATAAATGACTCTTACACCACTTTAAATATGTTGAATTATTATGGATACGATACATGGTTTAATATTGGTGATAAAGATTTTGCCACTCATATTCTACGAACCGAATTAATAAGATCAGGGAGCAGTTTATCTGAATCTATAAATCTAATTAGAACCAAACTAGGTATTAAATCAGAAATATACCCAATGTCTGATCAAATAGTAAGAACAATATGTACAACAAACATTGGTAAATTGAACTTTCAAGAATATTTCGTTGAACATAAATGTGAACCAAAACTATTAAACATAGATTTTGAAGGAATAGATTTAGCACAAATGTCTACTGGATTTGAAAAAGCATTAGAAAGATGTGACGCATTAGTCATATCCCCTTCAAATCCTTACGTTAGTATTGATCCTATAGTATCTATAAATAAGGTACGTGAAAAAATTGAGAATTTTAATGGTATAAGAATCGCAGTAAGCCCAATTGTAAAAGGTAATGCAATTAAAGGGCCAGCAGCAAAAATGTTAGATGAATTTGGTGAAGATGTAAGTTGTGTTGGAATTGCAAATTTATTACGTGGAATTTGTGACATTCTAATAATAGATACACAAGATTTATCTGAAATTAGAAATATTGAAAAATTAGGGATAAATGCAGTAGCTACTAATACTATAATGAATTCTGATGAAGATAAAAAACAACTGGCAAAATTTATCTTAGAGATTATTAAAAAACAAATCTAAAATGGTGACACCTAACTCCAAATCTAATTTTGAAATAATCATACCAATCGCAAATATATCAATTGGAAATACAAAAACACGTCTTGCCAACAAACTAAGTGAATTACAACGAAAAAACTTGACGATTTGGCTCTTAAACCATGTAGTGACTACCTCTTATATGGCATTAAGCCAATTAAAAATGGAACCATATATAACAATCTTGGGAAATGAGTACTCAACACCAGAATTTGATTATATTTCTCATATTTATTCAATAAAAAATCAAATACCTATAAAAAATTTAGGAAATAATTTAAATGATAGCCTGCAACAATATTTAGACATATCAAAAAAAAACAATAAATTAATATTACCTGCTGATCTTGGTATGATCCAAATAAATGATATTTTACAATTTATTCAAAAATCAAATAATTTCAAAATACCTGTAATAGCTAAAGCAAATAAAGATAATGGTACTAATGGGTTACTGTTACCTTTGAATAAAGATTTCAAATTTAGATTTGGGAAAAATAGTTTTACTTCTCATATAGATATACTTAGGACGTATGAAATAGTTAATAGCCATGGAATAAATAACGATATAGATGAACACTCAGACTTAATCAAATTAATGAAAAATAACAACTCTATCAAATATGTTTTAGATATTAAAGGTAAAATTGTAATACCATTTAATGAATATAGCCATGTAAATAAAGAGATAAATGTGAATCTTGTAAATGATAATTTCACGCTACCAAATAACATGGAATTAAAAGAGTCAAAAAAGACATACTTTTATAATAAGTCTATAGATATAATAATTAATTAGGTGGTAACCGAAATACGTCAGTGTATATTTTTCTATTTTCTCCAAATTTACCGCTATCATTCTCTAACAACAATTCTTCTGCCCAAATATATTCAACATCATTCCAATCAATAGGAAATGCTGGATCGCTAAAAAAATCAACACATGCTTCTGTATGGTCTTTAGCAAATTTATATCCAAGCATTTGAAAATTGTCATACTGATTACCGATGTAAGAAATAAAATCACCCTTCATTTCGGCTAATATAA
The SAR202 cluster bacterium genome window above contains:
- the cofH gene encoding 7,8-didemethyl-8-hydroxy-5-deazariboflavin synthase subunit CofH, translated to MSKLKNQQLFNSELNDSFANISPKIARILNKALEGKDITISEISLLLTTNGPNLNAVVWTADLLRAKTVGDKVTYVVNRNINFTNVCIKGCGFCAFSRDYRTEESYILPTEEIIRRGKQAYMLGATELCIQAGLPPKMNGDYYIELCKEIKKEIPNIHIHGFSPEEVLYGSIRSKTSIKEYLIELKNAQVTSLPGTSAEILDQKIRDTISPGRITVKQWIDVITTAHKIGIPTTSTMMYGHIETNHHIANHLVLLRNIQKSTEGFTEFVPLSFIFDEAPMFKKQSIPNLRKGPSGIEVLKIHAVSRIALNNWIPNIQVSWPKEGPNIAQILLNAGVNDMGGTLMNESISTAAGAQHGQLLRPREIRQLIWETGRTPAERYTDYSIHKIFSEKEENSDPLDSIEENSENIFGSYKQLINMPKYKYIHPNKSDKKLQSPF
- a CDS encoding dihydroneopterin aldolase yields the protein MPFNDDYIELNNIIAATYLGITPEEQSIKQDILINIKLYKDLKSSAVSDKIEDTINYSDVINYLYYELAKTKFNLIESLAEYLASSLADVFNPYAIELDISKTNPPLDYYPDSKITIHIYRKFKES
- a CDS encoding 2-phospho-L-lactate transferase — protein: MNKDIAEISILTLAGGVGGAKLAKGLYLSLDPHQLKIVVNTADDTEIYGLYICPDLDTMMYSLSNLSNTTQGWGIINDSYTTLNMLNYYGYDTWFNIGDKDFATHILRTELIRSGSSLSESINLIRTKLGIKSEIYPMSDQIVRTICTTNIGKLNFQEYFVEHKCEPKLLNIDFEGIDLAQMSTGFEKALERCDALVISPSNPYVSIDPIVSINKVREKIENFNGIRIAVSPIVKGNAIKGPAAKMLDEFGEDVSCVGIANLLRGICDILIIDTQDLSEIRNIEKLGINAVATNTIMNSDEDKKQLAKFILEIIKKQI
- a CDS encoding CoA ester lyase, which produces MELFRSLLFVPGNRSDMLEKASTANTDILVPDMEDSVPDNEKSNARSLISEKLSTLSGKNQSIVPRVNALDTGLIFDDIRAVVSSKTYGISVGKIESSWDIKEISKILSQIESEKSVEDGKTKIIAWIESASAIVNVSSIASASSRMLGIAFGGEDYTNDMGIQRSDTGIEILYPRSVVAIAAKAAGITAIDTPYVNFRDNDGLEQEIKSVLPLGFKAKFAIHPGQLESINNLFSPSQEAIEYAKKVIEVFEEAEKNGSGATSLDGKMIDVPVVKRARNLLELANKMSQS
- a CDS encoding PLP-dependent aminotransferase family protein, with product MGDKKYNSFFANNVPQNSVLTEPLPRPKYDFAVAFPDPDHFPIGELHTSLGEALKDQGRDLVFYPHPQGLLEFRELVCKKIKDNRGIEVGPQNVIITAGSGQSINLITQLFINPGDTIVSEEFTYTGALRVFERFGAKMAGVEMDEEGMIPASLENKLIELKNSGITPKFIYTIPTFQNPVGTDMTLERKKDILAIAQKFQIPLFEDDCYADLRFEGENYPAIASLEGSDNVIYSGSFSKILAPGLRLGWIVAPDSFLPYLMAVNPGTPPSQFTILSALYFLEKNMEEHVAGLCTMFRGKRDCMLGAIGEFMGSEVEIIAPKGGLYLWLKFPDDLDLEPILPIAREKGVIFGLGNTFSTEKKANNYIRLCYGYHNLEDTVSGIELLAKVFREQGLLKS
- the cofE gene encoding coenzyme F420-0:L-glutamate ligase, which gives rise to MKSISIIGIEGLPIIYPGDDLPKLIMDACEKENIIIENGDILVVTQKIISKSESCLVDLNTITPSNLAKKWAIEWDRDPRLIELVFQKSKRISKMQNGVLLTETEHGFYCINAGIDLSNVSGDNMATYLPIDSDKSAFNIRNSIKKSLGIDTAIIVTDTWGRPWRFGVTNVAIGLSGMSPFRDYRGLSDANGMDLKASVIAVVDELAAASELVMNKLDNIPVCLVKGYKFVPDEGSINDLIRPPEQDLFR
- the cofG gene encoding 7,8-didemethyl-8-hydroxy-5-deazariboflavin synthase subunit CofG is translated as MGSNLNLNIDYDISGAEKSNIPYQLRKITEKIIENRVIPDNELYEIFFDKYITIKDLCISASLIRNAGKKNIVTFSPKIFVPLTQVCSDICSYCTFREDPTSYDTIFLKENYILNLAQKADLLGCKEVLFTLGERPERKFPIVKKWLKDHGYISTIEYLSYISELIARETNLFPHGNPGTMTRNDMKKLKNTNVSLGLMLENISDRLSQIGEPHEFAPSKRPKARLKTIENAGKLQIPFTTGILVGIGETKKERLDSIFAIKKINENYGHIQELIVQNFRAKSDIPMKSHPEPQVEDFIWTIAATRIIMGSNANIQVPPNLNEGYYENFLSAGINDWGGISPLTIDYVNPEAPWPTIEQLNQKTTEKGFELKPRLPIYPEFIESKNAQFKYSKLLSKKIESSVDSNGFVDGGIFNYVKVKKPTIV